A section of the Bacteroidota bacterium genome encodes:
- a CDS encoding PQQ-binding-like beta-propeller repeat protein, whose amino-acid sequence MQLRTYIILILSLLGIGALAFWFMYNPSKNIVKSDPGMDERINLDSLINENIEIGKEFVEFAQEESKLTGRWDAFRGPNRDNINTENIKLINSFEGKPEILWKVDLGEGHAAPAIYNGKVYILDYNEETKQDELRCFGLETGQELWKRSYNVHVKRNHGMSRTIPAVTDKYVVTIGPRGHVMCSNSQNGDFLWGIDLVKDYETEIPYWYTGQCPLIENDVAILAPGGKNLMIGVSCETGEIIWKTENPDNWQMSHSSIMTMTIHGKKMFVYAAVGGIVGISAEEESLGKTQWKTKEFAPSVVAPSPILLDNNRIFITAGYGAGSMLFEVTKINEIKIIQHFKPKDGLASEQQTPIFYQDHVFGVLPKDAGQNRNQFVCYNQDDCQTIKWASGKTERFGLGPYAIADGKFFILNDDGTLLIAKLSTKGFTLLDRAKILEGHDAWGPLAFADGYLLLRDSKSMVCLNIKLEN is encoded by the coding sequence ATGCAACTAAGAACCTATATAATTCTAATACTTAGCCTACTTGGAATAGGTGCATTGGCATTTTGGTTCATGTACAATCCATCAAAAAATATAGTTAAAAGCGATCCGGGAATGGATGAGAGGATTAATCTCGATTCTCTTATCAATGAAAATATTGAAATAGGAAAAGAGTTTGTTGAATTTGCTCAAGAGGAAAGCAAATTAACAGGCAGGTGGGATGCATTCAGAGGTCCAAACAGAGACAACATCAATACTGAAAATATTAAACTCATTAATAGTTTTGAAGGCAAGCCTGAAATTCTATGGAAAGTAGATTTAGGTGAAGGTCATGCTGCTCCTGCCATATACAATGGAAAAGTCTACATTCTGGATTACAATGAAGAAACCAAACAAGATGAACTAAGATGTTTTGGTTTGGAAACCGGCCAAGAGCTCTGGAAGCGTTCCTATAATGTGCATGTAAAGCGAAATCATGGAATGTCACGAACAATCCCAGCAGTTACCGACAAATATGTTGTAACCATTGGTCCTCGGGGTCATGTTATGTGTTCAAACTCACAAAATGGCGATTTTTTATGGGGAATTGATTTGGTCAAAGATTACGAAACAGAAATTCCTTATTGGTACACAGGTCAATGTCCACTTATCGAAAATGATGTTGCCATTCTTGCTCCAGGAGGCAAAAACTTAATGATTGGAGTTTCATGCGAAACAGGTGAAATAATCTGGAAAACTGAGAATCCTGACAATTGGCAAATGTCACATTCTTCCATTATGACCATGACAATTCATGGAAAAAAGATGTTTGTTTATGCAGCTGTAGGTGGAATAGTTGGTATTTCAGCTGAAGAAGAAAGTTTGGGTAAAACACAATGGAAAACCAAGGAATTTGCTCCTTCTGTTGTTGCTCCTTCCCCAATCCTACTGGATAACAATCGTATATTTATTACTGCTGGATATGGTGCAGGATCAATGTTATTTGAGGTAACTAAAATAAATGAAATCAAAATAATACAACATTTTAAACCAAAGGATGGATTGGCTTCAGAACAGCAAACTCCTATTTTTTATCAGGATCATGTTTTTGGAGTTTTGCCAAAAGATGCAGGCCAGAACCGAAACCAATTTGTGTGTTATAATCAAGATGATTGTCAAACAATAAAATGGGCAAGTGGCAAAACCGAACGTTTTGGACTTGGTCCATATGCCATTGCTGATGGAAAATTTTTTATTTTGAATGATGATGGAACTCTTTTAATAGCCAAATTATCTACCAAAGGATTTACTCTTTTAGATAGAGCTAAAATTCTTGAAGGGCACGATGCTTGGGGACCTCTCGCTTTTGCAGATGGTTATCTCTTACTACGAGATTCTAAATCGATGGTATGTTTGAACATTAAATTAGAAAATTGA
- a CDS encoding GxxExxY protein, with product MEFDKLSNIVIGKAIEVHRHLGPGLLESAYEECLSYELETVGLEIIRQKAVPIVYKDIKLDKGYRIDILVDNTLIIEIKSVESLTDVHEAQILTYMKFAEKKTGLLINFNVKMLKQGLKRYIR from the coding sequence ATGGAGTTTGATAAACTTTCGAATATTGTAATTGGAAAAGCCATTGAGGTTCACAGGCATTTAGGACCTGGACTCCTTGAGTCTGCTTATGAGGAATGTTTATCCTATGAATTGGAAACGGTAGGATTAGAAATAATAAGACAAAAAGCAGTTCCAATTGTTTATAAAGATATTAAACTTGATAAAGGATATCGAATTGATATTCTTGTTGATAATACTCTTATTATTGAAATTAAATCAGTCGAGTCATTAACAGATGTTCATGAAGCACAAATATTAACATATATGAAGTTTGCTGAGAAGAAAACTGGTTTACTCATAAACTTTAATGTTAAAATGTTAAAACAAGGACTTAAGAGATATATTAGATAA
- a CDS encoding 4Fe-4S binding protein: protein MTDSKNKRVNRRDFINKGLRYTVGIGIGAIGITALTKSSKQEMVWQLDPEKCTQCGRCATACVKTPSAVKCFHVYAMCGYCDLCGGYFRPETKHLSTGAENQLCPTSAIKRKFIEDPFFEYHIDEDLCIGCGKCVAGCVAFGNGSLQLQVHQGLCDNCNVCAIARVCPAEAWERVPANQPYKFMGVQNENEKG, encoded by the coding sequence ATGACCGATTCCAAAAATAAAAGAGTAAATCGTAGAGACTTTATCAATAAAGGGCTTCGATATACTGTTGGGATTGGTATTGGAGCAATTGGAATAACTGCACTAACCAAAAGTAGCAAACAGGAAATGGTTTGGCAACTTGATCCTGAAAAGTGTACCCAATGCGGACGATGCGCAACTGCATGTGTCAAAACACCATCAGCTGTCAAATGTTTCCATGTGTATGCCATGTGTGGCTATTGCGATTTATGTGGGGGCTATTTCAGACCCGAAACAAAACACCTAAGCACTGGAGCAGAAAACCAGCTTTGCCCAACATCTGCCATAAAAAGAAAATTTATTGAAGATCCATTTTTCGAATATCATATTGATGAAGATCTCTGTATTGGTTGTGGAAAATGTGTAGCTGGTTGTGTTGCATTCGGAAATGGTTCACTTCAACTACAAGTTCATCAAGGCTTGTGCGATAACTGTAATGTTTGTGCCATAGCACGTGTTTGCCCTGCAGAAGCATGGGAAAGAGTTCCTGCAAACCAGCCTTATAAATTTATGGGTGTTCAAAATGAAAATGAGAAAGGCTAA
- a CDS encoding 4Fe-4S binding protein, with the protein MKTKVISILISLITFAEYAAAQAVQRFPKPEFEYGHQQPPTLTPAPRAQFFEFLDVAILIASLSIVTWLVLKKRSRNGVLLMSIFSIIYFGFIREGCVCSVGSVQNIALALFNSDYKIPYTVIAFFVIPLIYTLFFGRTFCAGVCPLGAIQDIVALKPQKLSSWLQTTLGLIPFLYLGFAILYAATATDFIICRYDPFIGIYRLDAKFSMFVLGGAFLIAGVFIARPYCRFFCPYGVLLNLVSRVSWKHMKITPSTCIQCKLCENSCPFGAINEPTVEKKREDRQIATRRFIILIVLIPLLTLAGGWVGSRFSENLAKVHPTVDLANEVLTFDESQGIEPSLEYTEYKGLGKSEDELYIEAADILHQFYIGAWILGAFIGLVIALTLAGLSINKHRTDYEPDNATCFSCARCMDYCPVPKEETK; encoded by the coding sequence ATGAAAACCAAAGTAATTAGCATATTGATTTCTTTGATAACATTTGCAGAATATGCAGCTGCACAAGCAGTTCAGCGTTTTCCAAAGCCTGAATTTGAATATGGACATCAACAACCTCCTACCCTAACACCAGCACCCAGAGCCCAGTTTTTTGAGTTCCTTGATGTTGCTATTCTGATTGCTAGTTTATCAATAGTCACATGGCTTGTACTCAAGAAAAGATCAAGAAATGGTGTTTTACTGATGAGTATTTTCTCCATAATATATTTCGGCTTTATTCGTGAAGGCTGTGTATGTTCAGTTGGTTCGGTACAAAATATTGCTCTAGCACTTTTTAATTCCGATTATAAAATTCCGTATACGGTTATTGCCTTTTTTGTTATTCCACTCATCTATACCTTGTTTTTTGGAAGAACATTTTGTGCAGGCGTTTGTCCTTTAGGAGCCATTCAGGATATTGTTGCTCTAAAACCACAAAAATTAAGTTCGTGGTTGCAAACAACTTTAGGTTTAATCCCATTCCTTTATTTAGGATTTGCCATTTTATATGCAGCTACAGCCACCGATTTTATAATTTGTAGATACGATCCTTTTATAGGCATATATAGACTGGATGCAAAATTCAGCATGTTTGTTTTAGGAGGAGCATTTTTAATTGCAGGCGTTTTTATTGCTCGACCCTATTGTCGCTTTTTCTGTCCTTATGGAGTTTTATTGAATCTGGTTAGTCGAGTTTCATGGAAACATATGAAAATTACTCCTTCAACATGTATTCAATGTAAATTATGTGAGAACTCATGTCCTTTTGGAGCCATCAATGAACCTACAGTAGAAAAGAAACGAGAAGACAGGCAAATAGCTACCCGTAGATTTATTATTTTGATTGTTTTGATACCATTATTGACATTAGCTGGAGGTTGGGTAGGATCACGATTTTCAGAAAACTTAGCCAAAGTTCATCCAACAGTTGATTTGGCAAATGAAGTTTTGACATTTGATGAAAGTCAAGGTATTGAGCCTAGTTTGGAATATACTGAATACAAAGGTTTGGGGAAATCAGAGGATGAATTGTACATCGAGGCTGCAGATATATTACATCAATTTTATATTGGAGCATGGATATTAGGGGCATTCATTGGATTGGTAATCGCATTAACATTAGCAGGTTTATCAATTAATAAGCATCGAACCGATTATGAACCAGATAATGCCACTTGCTTTAGTTGTGCACGTTGCATGGATTATTGTCCAGTGCCAAAAGAGGAAACGAAATGA